In Balaenoptera musculus isolate JJ_BM4_2016_0621 chromosome 19, mBalMus1.pri.v3, whole genome shotgun sequence, one genomic interval encodes:
- the HAUS5 gene encoding HAUS augmin-like complex subunit 5 isoform X7 — translation MELSQQARELGCWAAEEMEAPVAARAPESTLRRLCLGQGADIWAYVLRHVHSQRNVKTIRGNLLWYGHQDSPEACRKLKLEAAVAHLRAEILELDQSLELLERETEAQGDPWGWIDGQQIEVKESTDGRPCSSHRHGHGAGPTEHARHPASCSPPPGPSWGHAKTAAWAPRSHAAAAESAQAFAGHREEGQSGYKLWTLDISSPEPGACGPGRCPNGLQPPDPVPAEAPDASGQGRQHSTLLTNHPPGHVLAALEHLAAEREAEIQSLCSVDELQDTEIASSAPILSSQAPDQPNSSQPLPSMVHLIQEGWQSVAALVTQRGPLLKDHQILTRHLQGLMEDMERCTVGSSERQALVLGIRSSALWAELKALRAMSQELEEASGQRQLLLQELQAKQQRILHWRQLVEETQEQVRLLIKGNSASKTSLCRSPGEVLALVQQKVVPTSEMVAPQSQELLRCLEEEAQHLPHLLLGTLLRHSPEGLQPLPTVLPSIHQLHPASPRGSSLIVLSHTLGLPAGKAPELLLPKAASLRQDLLFLQDQRSLRCWYLLHMKTSLPPGPSTQELLQIRASQEKEQKENLGRALKRLESLLKRALKRIPELQGVVGDWWEQPGQAALSGELCQGLSLPQWQLRWIQAQGALQQLCR, via the exons ATGGAGTTATCGCAGCAAGCGCGGGAACTGGGCTGCTGGGCGGCGGAAGAGATGGAGGCGCCCGTGGCCGCCCGGGCCCCGGAGTCGACGCTGCGCAG GCTGTGTCTGGGCCAGGGGGCCGATATCTGGGCCTACGTCTTGCGGCATGTGCACAGCCAGAG GAATGTCAAGACGATCCGGGGAAACCTGCTCTG GTATGGCCACCAGGACAGTCCAGAG GCCTGTCGGAAGCTGAAGCTGGAAGCCGCTGTTGCCCACCTGCGGGCAGAGATCCTGGAGTTAGACCAgagcctggagctgctggagcgagagactgaggctcagggtgaCCCATGGGGCTGGATAGATGGGCAGCAGATCGAGGTTAAGGAAAGTACTGATGGCCGCCCCTGTTCCTCTCACAGACATGGCCATGGAGCAGGCCCTACAGAGCATGCAAGACACCCAGCGTCGTGCTCTCCTCCTCCGGGCCCAAGCTGGGGCCATGCGAAGACAGCAGCGTGGGCTCCAAGGTCCCATGCAGCAGCTGCAGAATCAGCTCAAGCATTTGCAGGACATAGAGAG GAAGGCCAAAGTGGATATAAACTTTGGACCCTTGACATCAGCAGCCCTGAGCCTGGAGCCTGTGGTCCTG GGCGATGTCCGAACGGCCTGCAGCCTCCGGACCCAGTTCCTGCAGAAGCTCCTGATGCCTCGGGCCAAGGGAGGCAGCATTCC ACACTGCTGACAAACCACCCTCCGGGCCATGTCCTGGCTGCCTTGGAGCATCTGGCTGCAGAGCGGGAGGCAGAGATCCAGTCCCTGTGCAGTGTGGATGAGCTCCAAGATACAGAGATAGCCAG CTCGGCCCCTAttctcagctcccaggccccagaCCAGCCCAACTCCAGCCAGCCCCTGCCGTCCATGGTGCATCTCATCCAG GAGGGCTGGCAGTCTGTGGCTGCACTGGTCACCCAGCGGGGCCCCCTCCTGAAGGACCATCAAATCCTGACCCGGCATCTCCAGGGCCTGATGGAGGACATGGAGAGATGCACCGTGGGATCCAGCGAGAG GCAGGCATTGGTGCTGGGGATCCGGAGCTCTGCCCTGTGGGCAGAACTCAAGGCCCTGCGTGCCATGAGCCAGGAGCTAGAGGAGGCTTCTGGGCAGCGGCAGCTTCTGCTCCAGGAGCTACAGGCTAAACAGCAGCGAATCCTGCACTGGCGCCAACTGGTG GAGGAGACGCAGGAACAGGTCCGCCTGCTCATCAAGGGCAACTCAGCCAGCAAGACGAGCCTGTGCCGGAGCCCTGGGGAG GTGCTAGCTTTGGTTCAGCAAAAAGTGGTCCCCACATCTGAGATGGTAGCACCACAGAGCCAGGAGCTGCTTCGGTGTCTAGAGGAGGAAGCCCAGCATCTGCCCCATCTTCTGCTGGGCACCCTGCTGCGGCACAGCCCTGAAGG GTTGCAGCCCCTCCCTACGGTCCTGCCATCCATCCACCAGCTGCATCCTGCATCCCCAAGAGGCTCCAGCCTCATAGTGTTGAGCCACACACTGGGGCTGCCCGCAGGGAAG gcTCCGGAGCTGCTCCTCCCGAAGGCTGCCTCTCTTCGCCAGGACCTTCTGTTCCTCCAGGACCAGCGAAGTCTCCGATGCTGGTATCTGCTCCACATGAAGACCAGCCTGCCGCCAGGACCATCCACCCAGG AGCTGCTGCAGATCCGGGCATCCCaggaaaaagagcagaaagagaacCTGGGGCGGGCTCTGAAGCGCCTGGAGAGCCTGCTGAAACGAGCACTGAAGCGAATCCCCGAGCTGCAGGGAGTTGTGGGGGACTG GTGGGAGCAGCCGGGGCAAGCCGCCCTCTCCGGGGAGCTCTGCCAAGGCCTGTCCCTGCCCCAGTGGCAGCTGCGCTGGATCCAGGCCCAAGGCGCCCTGCAGCAGCTGTGCAGATGA
- the HAUS5 gene encoding HAUS augmin-like complex subunit 5 isoform X4, producing the protein MELSQQARELGCWAAEEMEAPVAARAPESTLRRLCLGQGADIWAYVLRHVHSQRNVKTIRGNLLWYGHQDSPEACRKLKLEAAVAHLRAEILELDQSLELLERETEAQGDPWGWIDGQQIEVKESTDGRPCSSHRHGHGAGPTEHARHPASCSPPPGPSWGHAKTAAWAPRSHAAAAESAQAFAGHRELPPPRNLSPNCTPLPRKAKVDINFGPLTSAALSLEPVVLGDVRTACSLRTQFLQKLLMPRAKGGSIPTPRDDLFGTSYQQWLSSVETLLTNHPPGHVLAALEHLAAEREAEIQSLCSVDELQDTEIARAQARGQVSSLCSSAPILSSQAPDQPNSSQPLPSMVHLIQEGWQSVAALVTQRGPLLKDHQILTRHLQGLMEDMERCTVGSSERQALVLGIRSSALWAELKALRAMSQELEEASGQRQLLLQELQAKQQRILHWRQLVEETQEQVRLLIKGNSASKTSLCRSPGEVLALVQQKVVPTSEMVAPQSQELLRCLEEEAQHLPHLLLGTLLRHSPEGLQPLPTVLPSIHQLHPASPRGSSLIVLSHTLGLPAGKAPELLLPKAASLRQDLLFLQDQRSLRCWYLLHMKTSLPPGPSTQELLQIRASQEKEQKENLGRALKRLESLLKRALKRIPELQGVVGDWWEQPGQAALSGELCQGLSLPQWQLRWIQAQGALQQLCR; encoded by the exons ATGGAGTTATCGCAGCAAGCGCGGGAACTGGGCTGCTGGGCGGCGGAAGAGATGGAGGCGCCCGTGGCCGCCCGGGCCCCGGAGTCGACGCTGCGCAG GCTGTGTCTGGGCCAGGGGGCCGATATCTGGGCCTACGTCTTGCGGCATGTGCACAGCCAGAG GAATGTCAAGACGATCCGGGGAAACCTGCTCTG GTATGGCCACCAGGACAGTCCAGAG GCCTGTCGGAAGCTGAAGCTGGAAGCCGCTGTTGCCCACCTGCGGGCAGAGATCCTGGAGTTAGACCAgagcctggagctgctggagcgagagactgaggctcagggtgaCCCATGGGGCTGGATAGATGGGCAGCAGATCGAGGTTAAGGAAAGTACTGATGGCCGCCCCTGTTCCTCTCACAGACATGGCCATGGAGCAGGCCCTACAGAGCATGCAAGACACCCAGCGTCGTGCTCTCCTCCTCCGGGCCCAAGCTGGGGCCATGCGAAGACAGCAGCGTGGGCTCCAAGGTCCCATGCAGCAGCTGCAGAATCAGCTCAAGCATTTGCAGGACATAGAGAG ctccctcctcccaggaACCTCAGCCCCAACTGCACTCCTCTCCCCAGGAAGGCCAAAGTGGATATAAACTTTGGACCCTTGACATCAGCAGCCCTGAGCCTGGAGCCTGTGGTCCTG GGCGATGTCCGAACGGCCTGCAGCCTCCGGACCCAGTTCCTGCAGAAGCTCCTGATGCCTCGGGCCAAGGGAGGCAGCATTCC AACCCCTCGAGATGATCTCTTTGGAACTTCCTACCAGCAGTGGCTTAGCTCAGTGGAG ACACTGCTGACAAACCACCCTCCGGGCCATGTCCTGGCTGCCTTGGAGCATCTGGCTGCAGAGCGGGAGGCAGAGATCCAGTCCCTGTGCAGTGTGGATGAGCTCCAAGATACAGAGATAGCCAG GGCCCAGGCAAGGGGACAGGTCTCCTCTCTCTGCAGCTCGGCCCCTAttctcagctcccaggccccagaCCAGCCCAACTCCAGCCAGCCCCTGCCGTCCATGGTGCATCTCATCCAG GAGGGCTGGCAGTCTGTGGCTGCACTGGTCACCCAGCGGGGCCCCCTCCTGAAGGACCATCAAATCCTGACCCGGCATCTCCAGGGCCTGATGGAGGACATGGAGAGATGCACCGTGGGATCCAGCGAGAG GCAGGCATTGGTGCTGGGGATCCGGAGCTCTGCCCTGTGGGCAGAACTCAAGGCCCTGCGTGCCATGAGCCAGGAGCTAGAGGAGGCTTCTGGGCAGCGGCAGCTTCTGCTCCAGGAGCTACAGGCTAAACAGCAGCGAATCCTGCACTGGCGCCAACTGGTG GAGGAGACGCAGGAACAGGTCCGCCTGCTCATCAAGGGCAACTCAGCCAGCAAGACGAGCCTGTGCCGGAGCCCTGGGGAG GTGCTAGCTTTGGTTCAGCAAAAAGTGGTCCCCACATCTGAGATGGTAGCACCACAGAGCCAGGAGCTGCTTCGGTGTCTAGAGGAGGAAGCCCAGCATCTGCCCCATCTTCTGCTGGGCACCCTGCTGCGGCACAGCCCTGAAGG GTTGCAGCCCCTCCCTACGGTCCTGCCATCCATCCACCAGCTGCATCCTGCATCCCCAAGAGGCTCCAGCCTCATAGTGTTGAGCCACACACTGGGGCTGCCCGCAGGGAAG gcTCCGGAGCTGCTCCTCCCGAAGGCTGCCTCTCTTCGCCAGGACCTTCTGTTCCTCCAGGACCAGCGAAGTCTCCGATGCTGGTATCTGCTCCACATGAAGACCAGCCTGCCGCCAGGACCATCCACCCAGG AGCTGCTGCAGATCCGGGCATCCCaggaaaaagagcagaaagagaacCTGGGGCGGGCTCTGAAGCGCCTGGAGAGCCTGCTGAAACGAGCACTGAAGCGAATCCCCGAGCTGCAGGGAGTTGTGGGGGACTG GTGGGAGCAGCCGGGGCAAGCCGCCCTCTCCGGGGAGCTCTGCCAAGGCCTGTCCCTGCCCCAGTGGCAGCTGCGCTGGATCCAGGCCCAAGGCGCCCTGCAGCAGCTGTGCAGATGA
- the HAUS5 gene encoding HAUS augmin-like complex subunit 5 isoform X8 — protein MELSQQARELGCWAAEEMEAPVAARAPESTLRRLCLGQGADIWAYVLRHVHSQRNVKTIRGNLLWYGHQDSPEACRKLKLEAAVAHLRAEILELDQSLELLERETEAQDMAMEQALQSMQDTQRRALLLRAQAGAMRRQQRGLQGPMQQLQNQLKHLQDIERKAKVDINFGPLTSAALSLEPVVLGDVRTACSLRTQFLQKLLMPRAKGGSIPTPRDDLFGTSYQQWLSSVETLLTNHPPGHVLAALEHLAAEREAEIQSLCSVDELQDTEIASSAPILSSQAPDQPNSSQPLPSMVHLIQEGWQSVAALVTQRGPLLKDHQILTRHLQGLMEDMERCTVGSSERQALVLGIRSSALWAELKALRAMSQELEEASGQRQLLLQELQAKQQRILHWRQLVEETQEQVRLLIKGNSASKTSLCRSPGEVLALVQQKVVPTSEMVAPQSQELLRCLEEEAQHLPHLLLGTLLRHSPEGLQPLPTVLPSIHQLHPASPRGSSLIVLSHTLGLPAGKAPELLLPKAASLRQDLLFLQDQRSLRCWYLLHMKTSLPPGPSTQELLQIRASQEKEQKENLGRALKRLESLLKRALKRIPELQGVVGDWWEQPGQAALSGELCQGLSLPQWQLRWIQAQGALQQLCR, from the exons ATGGAGTTATCGCAGCAAGCGCGGGAACTGGGCTGCTGGGCGGCGGAAGAGATGGAGGCGCCCGTGGCCGCCCGGGCCCCGGAGTCGACGCTGCGCAG GCTGTGTCTGGGCCAGGGGGCCGATATCTGGGCCTACGTCTTGCGGCATGTGCACAGCCAGAG GAATGTCAAGACGATCCGGGGAAACCTGCTCTG GTATGGCCACCAGGACAGTCCAGAG GCCTGTCGGAAGCTGAAGCTGGAAGCCGCTGTTGCCCACCTGCGGGCAGAGATCCTGGAGTTAGACCAgagcctggagctgctggagcgagagactgaggctcagg ACATGGCCATGGAGCAGGCCCTACAGAGCATGCAAGACACCCAGCGTCGTGCTCTCCTCCTCCGGGCCCAAGCTGGGGCCATGCGAAGACAGCAGCGTGGGCTCCAAGGTCCCATGCAGCAGCTGCAGAATCAGCTCAAGCATTTGCAGGACATAGAGAG GAAGGCCAAAGTGGATATAAACTTTGGACCCTTGACATCAGCAGCCCTGAGCCTGGAGCCTGTGGTCCTG GGCGATGTCCGAACGGCCTGCAGCCTCCGGACCCAGTTCCTGCAGAAGCTCCTGATGCCTCGGGCCAAGGGAGGCAGCATTCC AACCCCTCGAGATGATCTCTTTGGAACTTCCTACCAGCAGTGGCTTAGCTCAGTGGAG ACACTGCTGACAAACCACCCTCCGGGCCATGTCCTGGCTGCCTTGGAGCATCTGGCTGCAGAGCGGGAGGCAGAGATCCAGTCCCTGTGCAGTGTGGATGAGCTCCAAGATACAGAGATAGCCAG CTCGGCCCCTAttctcagctcccaggccccagaCCAGCCCAACTCCAGCCAGCCCCTGCCGTCCATGGTGCATCTCATCCAG GAGGGCTGGCAGTCTGTGGCTGCACTGGTCACCCAGCGGGGCCCCCTCCTGAAGGACCATCAAATCCTGACCCGGCATCTCCAGGGCCTGATGGAGGACATGGAGAGATGCACCGTGGGATCCAGCGAGAG GCAGGCATTGGTGCTGGGGATCCGGAGCTCTGCCCTGTGGGCAGAACTCAAGGCCCTGCGTGCCATGAGCCAGGAGCTAGAGGAGGCTTCTGGGCAGCGGCAGCTTCTGCTCCAGGAGCTACAGGCTAAACAGCAGCGAATCCTGCACTGGCGCCAACTGGTG GAGGAGACGCAGGAACAGGTCCGCCTGCTCATCAAGGGCAACTCAGCCAGCAAGACGAGCCTGTGCCGGAGCCCTGGGGAG GTGCTAGCTTTGGTTCAGCAAAAAGTGGTCCCCACATCTGAGATGGTAGCACCACAGAGCCAGGAGCTGCTTCGGTGTCTAGAGGAGGAAGCCCAGCATCTGCCCCATCTTCTGCTGGGCACCCTGCTGCGGCACAGCCCTGAAGG GTTGCAGCCCCTCCCTACGGTCCTGCCATCCATCCACCAGCTGCATCCTGCATCCCCAAGAGGCTCCAGCCTCATAGTGTTGAGCCACACACTGGGGCTGCCCGCAGGGAAG gcTCCGGAGCTGCTCCTCCCGAAGGCTGCCTCTCTTCGCCAGGACCTTCTGTTCCTCCAGGACCAGCGAAGTCTCCGATGCTGGTATCTGCTCCACATGAAGACCAGCCTGCCGCCAGGACCATCCACCCAGG AGCTGCTGCAGATCCGGGCATCCCaggaaaaagagcagaaagagaacCTGGGGCGGGCTCTGAAGCGCCTGGAGAGCCTGCTGAAACGAGCACTGAAGCGAATCCCCGAGCTGCAGGGAGTTGTGGGGGACTG GTGGGAGCAGCCGGGGCAAGCCGCCCTCTCCGGGGAGCTCTGCCAAGGCCTGTCCCTGCCCCAGTGGCAGCTGCGCTGGATCCAGGCCCAAGGCGCCCTGCAGCAGCTGTGCAGATGA
- the HAUS5 gene encoding HAUS augmin-like complex subunit 5 isoform X9, which translates to MELSQQARELGCWAAEEMEAPVAARAPESTLRRLCLGQGADIWAYVLRHVHSQRNVKTIRGNLLWYGHQDSPEACRKLKLEAAVAHLRAEILELDQSLELLERETEAQDMAMEQALQSMQDTQRRALLLRAQAGAMRRQQRGLQGPMQQLQNQLKHLQDIERKAKVDINFGPLTSAALSLEPVVLGDVRTACSLRTQFLQKLLMPRAKGGSIPTPRDDLFGTSYQQWLSSVETLLTNHPPGHVLAALEHLAAEREAEIQSLCSVDELQDTEIASSQAPDQPNSSQPLPSMVHLIQEGWQSVAALVTQRGPLLKDHQILTRHLQGLMEDMERCTVGSSERQALVLGIRSSALWAELKALRAMSQELEEASGQRQLLLQELQAKQQRILHWRQLVEETQEQVRLLIKGNSASKTSLCRSPGEVLALVQQKVVPTSEMVAPQSQELLRCLEEEAQHLPHLLLGTLLRHSPEGLQPLPTVLPSIHQLHPASPRGSSLIVLSHTLGLPAGKAPELLLPKAASLRQDLLFLQDQRSLRCWYLLHMKTSLPPGPSTQELLQIRASQEKEQKENLGRALKRLESLLKRALKRIPELQGVVGDWWEQPGQAALSGELCQGLSLPQWQLRWIQAQGALQQLCR; encoded by the exons ATGGAGTTATCGCAGCAAGCGCGGGAACTGGGCTGCTGGGCGGCGGAAGAGATGGAGGCGCCCGTGGCCGCCCGGGCCCCGGAGTCGACGCTGCGCAG GCTGTGTCTGGGCCAGGGGGCCGATATCTGGGCCTACGTCTTGCGGCATGTGCACAGCCAGAG GAATGTCAAGACGATCCGGGGAAACCTGCTCTG GTATGGCCACCAGGACAGTCCAGAG GCCTGTCGGAAGCTGAAGCTGGAAGCCGCTGTTGCCCACCTGCGGGCAGAGATCCTGGAGTTAGACCAgagcctggagctgctggagcgagagactgaggctcagg ACATGGCCATGGAGCAGGCCCTACAGAGCATGCAAGACACCCAGCGTCGTGCTCTCCTCCTCCGGGCCCAAGCTGGGGCCATGCGAAGACAGCAGCGTGGGCTCCAAGGTCCCATGCAGCAGCTGCAGAATCAGCTCAAGCATTTGCAGGACATAGAGAG GAAGGCCAAAGTGGATATAAACTTTGGACCCTTGACATCAGCAGCCCTGAGCCTGGAGCCTGTGGTCCTG GGCGATGTCCGAACGGCCTGCAGCCTCCGGACCCAGTTCCTGCAGAAGCTCCTGATGCCTCGGGCCAAGGGAGGCAGCATTCC AACCCCTCGAGATGATCTCTTTGGAACTTCCTACCAGCAGTGGCTTAGCTCAGTGGAG ACACTGCTGACAAACCACCCTCCGGGCCATGTCCTGGCTGCCTTGGAGCATCTGGCTGCAGAGCGGGAGGCAGAGATCCAGTCCCTGTGCAGTGTGGATGAGCTCCAAGATACAGAGATAGCCAG ctcccaggccccagaCCAGCCCAACTCCAGCCAGCCCCTGCCGTCCATGGTGCATCTCATCCAG GAGGGCTGGCAGTCTGTGGCTGCACTGGTCACCCAGCGGGGCCCCCTCCTGAAGGACCATCAAATCCTGACCCGGCATCTCCAGGGCCTGATGGAGGACATGGAGAGATGCACCGTGGGATCCAGCGAGAG GCAGGCATTGGTGCTGGGGATCCGGAGCTCTGCCCTGTGGGCAGAACTCAAGGCCCTGCGTGCCATGAGCCAGGAGCTAGAGGAGGCTTCTGGGCAGCGGCAGCTTCTGCTCCAGGAGCTACAGGCTAAACAGCAGCGAATCCTGCACTGGCGCCAACTGGTG GAGGAGACGCAGGAACAGGTCCGCCTGCTCATCAAGGGCAACTCAGCCAGCAAGACGAGCCTGTGCCGGAGCCCTGGGGAG GTGCTAGCTTTGGTTCAGCAAAAAGTGGTCCCCACATCTGAGATGGTAGCACCACAGAGCCAGGAGCTGCTTCGGTGTCTAGAGGAGGAAGCCCAGCATCTGCCCCATCTTCTGCTGGGCACCCTGCTGCGGCACAGCCCTGAAGG GTTGCAGCCCCTCCCTACGGTCCTGCCATCCATCCACCAGCTGCATCCTGCATCCCCAAGAGGCTCCAGCCTCATAGTGTTGAGCCACACACTGGGGCTGCCCGCAGGGAAG gcTCCGGAGCTGCTCCTCCCGAAGGCTGCCTCTCTTCGCCAGGACCTTCTGTTCCTCCAGGACCAGCGAAGTCTCCGATGCTGGTATCTGCTCCACATGAAGACCAGCCTGCCGCCAGGACCATCCACCCAGG AGCTGCTGCAGATCCGGGCATCCCaggaaaaagagcagaaagagaacCTGGGGCGGGCTCTGAAGCGCCTGGAGAGCCTGCTGAAACGAGCACTGAAGCGAATCCCCGAGCTGCAGGGAGTTGTGGGGGACTG GTGGGAGCAGCCGGGGCAAGCCGCCCTCTCCGGGGAGCTCTGCCAAGGCCTGTCCCTGCCCCAGTGGCAGCTGCGCTGGATCCAGGCCCAAGGCGCCCTGCAGCAGCTGTGCAGATGA